The proteins below come from a single Triticum aestivum cultivar Chinese Spring chromosome 5D, IWGSC CS RefSeq v2.1, whole genome shotgun sequence genomic window:
- the LOC123123496 gene encoding condensin-2 complex subunit D3 (The sequence of the model RefSeq protein was modified relative to this genomic sequence to represent the inferred CDS: added 225 bases not found in genome assembly) gives MDADDMDVDEIDSPASASASGPLSAFLSELAALHRRASSSSTSPPLSLPSLTLLSSPATAASLFPRLAADGLPASSLLLPLTSSFSAHPVPALTAYLRLLLAPASPLASLFSPLPFLSFLLALRKAATDTHNPSAASDSGPRKRKNQRQQAAPRSPSFLPQALSLLADAAGRLPLGEHPDALRSLIDTAAELAAFNVLAAVLGSRYHAEAVQDVIRALVPLVLSGAKSAARSSAVEFLVRKIVPLGADEEGEEEGIRKLVGYLPRLLAAKAPEKSEARGLAVEAIVEVVQAMEPLQREGFAAYLVAMSRGKAKGRLFAVDMVLAMLPVLLPSEIDDSGLQDGSWGLKCVQVLVERCSDSAGAVRARALTNAAHALDVLSERGVEVDRLQEVMKIGDMGLGELLRRRCIDDKAAVRKAALVLITKAIGLVGRPVDESLLAAMGAACSDPLVTIRKAALAAISEVFRKFPDESVTKEWLQAVPSLMIDSETSIQEECENLFLELVLNRVCQAANLKLDDDSVNLEELFPDGTLDLLKSICDGEVVPCIKRICASLGKKKKLRPLLASSLQNIITISETLWLRSSKPIENWTAPAGAWWLLSEVSSFAPKSVNWKFLSHHWKLLDNVGQEGKGKASSEGEPNSALWAVDRVSLLQTISNVSMELPVEPAAELAHSLLTRIENFDMNLSEVDAHVKSLKTLCKRKAKTAKEAEALIMKWVQQLINKAVDSLESYIKGTSQDSRGCSYNTPLTGKFKGRKEASTSKEMSEAVIAVFTVGSVILACPDASVQGIIPLLHTVITSGNPEPRPTMLAGGAVSFNEVAPSLYIQSWDTMAKICLVDDKLAKRYIPLFVQELERSDLATLRNNIMIAMADFYVRYTALVDCYMSKITKVLRDPCEVVRRQTFVLLAKLLQRDYVKWRGVLFLRFLPSLVDESDKIRHLADYLFGSILKAKAPLLAYNSFIEAIYVLNNCTGHGGYSESQSQSSQGSQSSDRGQTLFAIRGTDERSRSKRMHIYVSLLKQMAPEHLLATSAKLCAEILAGVCDGLLSVDDAAGRAVVQDALQILACKEMRIHPSILADNSEMDDDGGDGGTANALQAAKGRAVTQVAKKNLIQIAIPIFIELKRLLESKNSPLTGCLMECLRALLKDYKNEFDEILVADKQLQKELLYDMQKFEAGKGKSSREGEAAGPSGSSPAAPDPSDAATKATARSVLKEMNRNVPTPPLHTMSVPKVKSVLGTGALSGSRRPAILESVRRLEPFGSDDEN, from the exons ATGGACGCCGACGACATGGACGTCGACGAGATCGACtcccccgcctccgcctccgcctccggcccCCTCTCCGCCTTCCTCTCCGAGCTCGCCGCCCTCCACCGCCG CTCCCCGCTccccttcctctccttcctcctcgccCTCCGCAAGGCCGCCACCGACACCCATAACCCTAGCGCCGCCTCCGACTCCGGCCCCCGCAAGCGCAAGAACCAGCGCCAGCAAGCAGCCCCGCGGTCCCCGTCTTTCCTTCCGCAGGCCCTCTCCCTGCTCGCCGATGCCGCGGGGAGGCTGCCGCTCGGGGAGCACCCGGATGCGCTGAGGTCGCTCATCGACACCGCCGCCGAGCTCGCGGCCTTCAATGTCCTTGCCGCCGTCCTTGGATCTCGCTACCACGCCGAGGCGGTGCAGGATGTGATACGCGCGCTGGTACCACTGGTGCTCTCGGGTGCGAAATCGGCTGCGCGGTCGTCCGCGGTCGAGTTCTTGGTCAGAAAGATTGTTCCTTTGGGTgctgatgaggagggggaggaggaggggataaGGAAGTTGGTGGGCTACCTGCCGAGGCTTTTGGCGGCGAAGGCACCGGAGAAGTCGGAGGCGAGGGGGCTGGCTGTTGAGGCCATAGTTGAGGTGGTGCAGGCAATGGAGCCACTTCAAAGGGAGGGCTTCGCTGCATATCTGGTGGCCATGTCCAGGGGCAAAGCAAAGGGACGGCTGTTTGCTGTGGATATGGTCCTGGCAATGCTGCCGGTGCTGTTGCCGTCGGAAATCGATGATTCTGGTCTCCAGGATGGCTCTTGGGGGCTCAAGTGTGTCCAGGTGTTGGTGGAGAGGTGTTCGGATAGTGCTGGAGCGGTCCGGGCTCGGGCCTTGACGAATGCAGCCCATGCGCTTGATGTTTTGTCTGAAAGAGGCGTGGAGGTCGATCGACTGCAGGAGGTGATGAAGATCGGGGACATGGGTCTTGGAGAGTTGTTGAGGAGAAGGTGCATCGATGATAAGGCTGCCGTCAGGAAGGCTGCACTTGTGCTCATCACCAAGGCAATTGGTTTGGTTGGCAGGCCTGTCGATGAGTCGCTACTTGCTGCAATGGGGGCTGCGTGCTCTGATCCGCTAGTCACCATTCGCAAGGCGGCTCTTGCAGCCATCTCAGAGGTGTTCCGGAAATTCCCAGATGAGAGTGTGACAAAGGAGTGGCTTCAGGCTGTGCCATCGCTTATGATTGATAGTGAGACCAGTATCCAGGAGGAATGTGAGAACTTGTTTCTTGAACTGGTTCTGAACAGGGTCTGCCAAGCTGCCAATTTGAAACTGGATGATGATTCAGTCAACTTGGAGGAGCTGTTCCCGGACGggacactggatttgctgaaaagcATATGTGATGGAGAGGTTGTTCCCTGCATAAAAAGGATATGTGCAAGCCTTGGGAAGAAGAAAAAGCTGAGACCACTGCTTGCTAGTTCACTCCAGAATATAATAACAATATCTGAAACCTTGTGGTTGAGAAGTTCTAAGCCAATTGAGAATTGGACTGCACCAGCTGGGGCTTGGTGGCTTCTTTCCGAGGTCTCCTCATTTGCGCCTAAATCAGTTAACTGGAAGTTCCTCTCTCACCACTGGAAACTCCTTGATAATGTTGGCCAAGAAGGCAAAGGTAAAGCTTCTTCTGAAGGGGAACCAAACTCTGCGCTCTGGGCTGTGGATCGTGTTTCCCTCCTGCAAACTATTTCAAATGTCTCCATGGAGCTACCTGTGGAGCCTGCAGCAGAACTGGCACACAGCTTACTCACGCGGATTGAAAATTTTGATATGAACCTGAGTGAG GTCGATGCCCATGTAAAGTCACTGAAAACTTTATGTAAACGGAAAGCGAAAACGGCAAAGGAAGCTGAAGCACTAATAATGAAGTGGGTTCAGCAACTTATCAATAAAGCAGTTGATAGTTTAGAAAGCTACATAAAAGGAACATCACAAGATTCCAGGGGTTGTAGCTACAATACTCCTCTGACTGGCAAATTTAAGGGAAGAAAGGAGGCATCCACATCAAAGGAGATGTCAGAAGCTGTTATTGCTGTCTTCACCGTTGGATCAGTGATCCTAGCTTGCCCTGATGCTAGTGTGCAAGGCATCATTCCTTTGCTGCACACAGTCATAACTTCTGGAAACCCCGAGCCAAGACCAACAATGCTTGCAGGTGGAGCCGTTTCTTTCAATGAGGTAGCTCCATCATTATATATACAGTCGTGGGATACAATGGCAAAAATATGCCTTGTAGATGACAAACTAGCAAAACGATATATTCCGCTCTTTGTTCAG GAGCTTGAGCGGAGTGATTTGGCCACCCTCCGGAATAACATCATGATAGCAATGGCTGACTTTTATGTGCGCTACACAGCACTAGTTGACTG TTATATGTCAAAAATAACAAAAGTGCTGCGTGATCCCTGCGAAGTAGTACGGAGGCAAACATTTGTCCTACTCGCGAAGTTGCTGCAG AGGGATTACGTAAAATGGAGAGGAGTGCTTTTCCTTCGGTTTCTGCCATCTTTAGTTGACGAATCGGATAAGATAAGGCATTTGGCCGACTACCTATTTGGAAGCATCTTAAAAG CCAAAGCGCCACTTCTTGCATATAACAGTTTCATAGAAGCTATCTATGTCCTAAACAATTGCACAGGACATGGTGGATATAGTGAGTCTCAGTCTCAGAGTTCTCAAGGGTCTCAAAGTTCAGACAGAGGACAAACCCTTTTTGCGATACG GGGAACTGACGAAAGGTCAAGGTCAAAACGAATGCACATATATGTGTCCTTGTTGAAACAAATGGCCCCGGAGCACCTTCTAGCTACATCAGCCAAGTTGTGTGCTGAGATCTTAGCAGGTGTTTGTGATGGCTTGCTAAGTGTTGACGATGCAGCTGGAAGGGCTGTAGTTCAG GATGCTCTACAAATACTAGCTTGCAAGGAGATGCGCATCCATCCCAGCATCCTCGCGGACAATTCCGAGATGGATGACGACGGTGGAGATGGCGGGACGGCCAACGCCCTCCAGGCGGCCAAAGGGCGGGCGGTGACCCAGGTGGCAAAGAAGAACCTGATTCAGATCGCGATCCCGATATTCATCGAGCTGAAGCGGCTGCTGGAGAGCAAGAACAGCCCTCTGACGGGGTGCCTGATGGAGTGCCTGCGTGCCCTGCTCAAGGACTACAAGAACGAGTTCGATGAGATACTGGTGGCGGACAAGCAGCTGCAGAAGGAGCTCCTCTACGACATGCAGAAGTTCGAGGCCGGCAAGGGCAAGTCGTCCAGGGAAGGAGAGGCCGCCGGCCCCAGCGGGAGCTCTCCGGCTGCTCCTGATCCGAGTGACGCGGCAACGAAGGCCACGGCGCGGTCGGTGCTCAAGGAGATGAACCGGAACGTGCCGACGCCACCGCTGCACACCATGAGCGTACCCAAGGTGAAGTCGGTGCTGGGCACTGGAGCGCTGAGTGGCTCGCGCCGTCCAGCTATCCTAGAGTCAGTCAGGCGGCTTGAGCCGTTTGGGTCAGACGATGAGAATTAG